From the genome of Erinaceus europaeus chromosome 1, mEriEur2.1, whole genome shotgun sequence:
ttaCTCCAGAGCGAGAGATGCGGGCTACAGCCGGGCTAGGTTTCCAGCAAGGGGCATCAGGAGGTGGGGGGAAGACATTTTCCAAGGGAAATCGGCAGAGTGATCAGATCCCTCTGCCCCCAGCATCCCTCCAACGGGGGAGTTCGGTCTGAGCACAGCACGGGTGTGGAAGGATCACACCCGTGACTCCTGCAGGATGCATAGCCTCTCGCTCGCCATGTATGCCTCGAACCCAACGCGGCGACGGCGGCCAACCTGATGTCGCCAACCCGCGCATATGCCCGCGCCCCGAGAAGCGCTAGCGGCGCTGAACGCAGCGTAAGACAGAGCGCACTCCCATCACCCTCTATGCCcttgggggcggggctctggagcgGCTTGCGCAGCCGCAGTTCCAAGCTTCGAAGCGCAGGCGCCAGTTAGGGGGCGTGGCCTGGTCTCACCGGGCGGCGGCGTTCGCGTCGGGGGAGTGGCTACGCGGGGATGAGCGCCGCGGGTCTTACTGTCGCCGGTCTCCGCGCGGGTGTCGCAGAGCCAGGCAGGAGGGTCAGTGACCATCTGGAAGCTTAGGTGGCCAGAGGAAGCACGCCGGCCCCCTCCGCGTTCCTCCTCAGCTTCTCGTCTGCAGAGAGGCGCTCTGAGCTCTTCCTGCCGGCGGCCTCCGCTTGTCGGTGCACTCGGGGTAAGAGGGGGCAACCCCGAGTAGTCTCGGACTGTTTCCACAGTCGCGCCCACACCCGCCTCATGGCGAACCATCTTGTTTTGCACTTTCTAGGTGGCGCTCGGAGGGAGATCGGTCGTGAACCCTCTTCGCGGGCTCCTGGCGTGGCCGCAGGTGGGTGGGGCTTCTGGGGAGTGCACTTTGCTGCGGTTTCTTGGGAGTTGTGGGGAGGTGAGGAGGTGTTTGCAGATTTGCCCTCAATTTGAGGTTTTGGGGCTTGGAGCAAGTTACTCCCAGCGCCCCTGGATTTCCCGGGAGCAGAACTCGCTCCAGCTTCACGGGCGCCGCGCGGAGGCAAGTGCGCATGCGTCACGGTACCTGCCCGGGAGTGGGGCTCAGTCTGCTCCAGGAGTGAGGTGCGCCCGCCCGCCGCTCAGCAACTGGCGGGATGGGCAAGAGCAGTCCAGAAACCAGtagctgtgtatgtgtgtgtttgggggggaggCTATCGAAGAAGTAAGGCTGACAGGTTGACAGCTAGCGTGACCTTGGGAGATGgagattgccccccccccccttggagaACAGACACCTGGTGCTGGCTCCTGTGGTcttggtgggaagccagggatccAACCTCAGATTGGAGGTCGGAGCTGGGGTGTCTTTGGTGGTCCTTGCTGTTTCAGAGCTCCCTAAAGGACTGACTGGACATAGGAGTGGATTGTATTTGTGTGTTGACCTGAGACTTATGCTGGTGGGTCCTAGCATGACTGTTAGGTGGGAGATGCTGGCTTCGCTCACCCTGTGGGGCATGGGACTGAGAGGTTCCAGAAGACTAGACTGGTAAAGGTAGGTGGCCAGGATTCTGGCACCTCCAGGTGCTGCAGACCAGCTGGGGAAATGTTGCGCAGAGAGATCTTAGGGCGCTGTGCACCCCTGGAGGAGCTTGGAACACATGGGGACCTGCATGTGATTGGATGTGAAGGCTATGAGAAGCTGACAGACTGTGTGGAGGGGTTATTGAGGGAAATTAcacagaggggtggggggagcagagtGTGCTGTGGAGGTCCTGTTACCCTGTTAGGGCTCCTTTTACAGAGAGACTGGGGAAGCTGTCTGCCCAGGTTGAAAGTACACAAGCTTGGAAGAGAGTTCCTTGTCCTGGAGGAGAATTGTGATGATTGCAGCCTCCTTTTCtaataagggttttttttttttttctttctttctgattgcTCAAAGCTGGTGACCCCTGATCTCCAGGCTTTTGGCAGGAATGACTTTGGAGAGGGGAGAGATTAGACTTGGGGGGATGGTGCTGGCTGTTGAGAGGGCCACTGATGCAGGGAGCTGGTGTTCATTGTGGGTGTGGCATTGCTGGCAAACTGCACTCAGAGTGGCAAGTTGCAGGACACAGAGAATAGGGCCTTACTGTGTTCCTGGCACTGAGTGTAAAAGAATCTCGTGACTAGGTTTTCATGGCTAGTGTTTGGTGTGGCTTGGAGACTTCTGAGACTGTCAGGTGTAGTTAGCTCATAAGTGGCATGCTGATGTGTTGTGGTTAAGCATGTAGTCTCTAGACCCAGGTTCAGCTTCCTCCAACACATACTTTCTGGAATGTCTGTTGTTAAGTGACTTCATTCACCACTTTGCCACTGGGAAGATAGAAGTACCAAgcttgtttggggggggggggggcgtggatgGTCAGTGTTTGGTGTGATTGGAATGCTCAGTGAAAGCCACTGTTACGCTGAATTTCTCCACTGAAGGGAGCTCAGGGGATTCTGTCTgactcctttcccttctcctggGACTGACCACTTATGCCATCACACTTTACCTTTGAAATATCATTGGTGGCCTTTGCCTCTCTCAGAGCCCCTAGTTAGGTCCTAGGGATTTGCTTGCTTGTAACCTCCTTCAACCAACACAGTGGTGACTGGACCCAGCTCCTGCTCTTCCCTACCTTGTTTTTAGACAGATTGCCTTGAATGGTGGCCTTCAGCTTACAGTTACATCAGCTTTTCCAAGTTGTCCCGAAGCTGAAGCTGAAGCTATCAGCTCCCGTGATCTCAACACTTGCCTGGAACACCAAGTTTGCCATACCGCTTTCATTCAGCCCATCTTGTCCTGTTCTGTCctatgtacctttttttttttttttgcctccagggttattgctggggctcagtgcctgtacaacaaatcctctgctcctataGGCtatgttttcctcttttgttgcccttgttttaattgttgtggttattattattattgttattgatgtgtcattgttgttgggtaggacagagagaaatggagataggaggggaagacagagagggagagaaagatagacacctgcagacctgcttcaccgcttgtaaagcgactcccttgtaggtggggagctgggggctcaaaccaggatccttacgccagtctttgtgcttcgtgccaccactgtgctaccacctgacccccccccccccccactgaacCATTTCTacccaccctctctgtgtccttcctcccttcctcttcataTGCCATGTGGCAATTTTCCCCCATTCCCAACATGACTCGTGGCTAGCACCTTTGACTAGGCCCTCACAGTCCTACTCAAGCAGCAGTTAATTAATTATACCAGTGCATACCCTTGGCAGCAGGTGGACTGAGACTCCTCTGGGGTTGCGTATGCCTCCTTAATGGGTCCATGGATTGAGCAGCCTTGCTAtgaggagggagggatggagagagggagagagggagagagagagagagagagagagcatgagaatgAATACACACAGCCACAGAGCAGAGTACAGAGAGCAGTGGTGGTGAGCCAACAGGAAGGGCCTCCCTGCTTTGCACATGCATAGAACATGACTCCTCAGTAGACTTTCACTGGGTGCCACTTTTTGGTCTAGCTGGgcaattttatgtcctttgagcaCTACCAGGATAACTTCAGCTGTGTCTGTGTGATTTTGGGTGCTTTATGGGCCAAGCCTGGGTGTGAGAAATCTCCTATCTTGGTAGGGACCACCCATTGCCTTATGATTATTAGTATTTTTACCAGAATCTCAAAGAAATTATTTAAGACCTGAATGATATTACTAAGTACCATACTGTAGTGCCTTGTTCTCTGCCCCCAACCATCACTAGCCCTGCTGCTGCCTGTGGTGAGACACTGTTCAGCTAGATTCTCAAAGCCCCTGGATCTTGATGTGGATGGTACATTAGCTACATTAGCCCCATTAGTGCTCTTGGCacttcctctgtttctgactttaacTATATCCAGAAATACTCTGACTGACTAGTAGCTGACTAAGGACACCCTGGACTCTGGAAGCCCTGCGTTAATCCGATTCTGCATTTAACACCAATCCTGGCCTTGTGGTGTCATCCTCTGTATAAACATCAGAGGTGACCCTCCCCCCAAGCCTGTCCctgcacattttattttattttattttattttattttattttatttcattgccaCAAAGGTTATTAcagagagctcagtgcctgcatggctcctCCACTCCTTTGACCATTATTttcatagagagtgagaaagaggaagacagagtgagagagacaaggagacacttgcagcattggtccaccactcttgaagctcctGATACCCTGTGCAGGTGGAAACTAGGAGCTTtaacttggtccttgtgcatggtaacatgtacattgtactgggtgtgccaccacttggcccatcCCTGCACCTGAGCAATCTCTTAACTCCTCTGTTCAAAAATTAGGTCCAGCTTGTCCAGGTGACCAGAACCCCAGAAGACAGGAAGGAGGTACctgagacagggagacacagtACACATTCTAAGGTACTCATGGGGGTGGCAGACATACCAGAGATCTTGGGCAAAACACCATTCTTCTGCTCCCCCATCCTGCAGCCTTGCAGTGCCCCTGGTGATGAGGTGGTTTATGGAAGTCAGTGAGTCAGTCTATCAGCTCCTAGTGAAATCCGAGTGGCATTGCCAGCTGATTCTAGATATAGTGCTTGTGGGTGCTGTCTTGCCCACTTGGTTTATTGCTAAGTGCAGAGGGGAGCTGATTGGGATTCTGCCTTGCCCAATCACACATCAGCATCTGCCCTATACCTCTCATCTTCACTCTCACCGTAGCCCAGAGACTGATTCCCACTGGGCTCATAGCTGCATGCCAACGCTTTGCTTGTGAGTGCCATCTTTCCTGGGCCTATTCTCACTAGTTGGACAGTTTTGCAGATAAGTCTCCATCATATTTGTGCTGTCTTTTTAGCTTCCCTGCCTGctcaaacaaaaaccccaaaaacATCTTTTAGCACTGGTAGGATTGGACTGcacctgtcataccagccctgtTGGAATTTGATCCTTGAATAAGTCCATCTGCTTTGGCCCCTGCTCCATCTCTGCTCTCTTGAGCCTGTGTCTCATGACTGGGAATTTAAGGAAGGCTGTGTGGAGGAAGTAACCACTTTCATAGTTCAGCATTAGTGGGATGGCATCTTGACAGGTAAGGATGCTTCCCTGTAGGTTTACCATATGCCGTGGGTATAGGAAGGTAGGGCGCAAACCCTCTTGCCAGGCATTTCCCCTTCTGTATGCTCACACTCTTGTCACACTTAGTTCCTTTGGAAGTTAGCATGAACTTTTATTTCTCCCTGATTTGACCCATGTGGTCCTCCCACTTTCTACTCTTCAGCAGTCCCAAGCCCTTTTGGCACATTACTGATTTAGTGCTTAGCCCCCAGTACTGTGGTGGTTTGTATTTCTGGGTA
Proteins encoded in this window:
- the RTL10 gene encoding LOW QUALITY PROTEIN: protein Bop (The sequence of the model RefSeq protein was modified relative to this genomic sequence to represent the inferred CDS: substituted 1 base at 1 genomic stop codon); the encoded protein is MGKSSPETSSCALTVLLKQQLINYTSAYPWQQVDXDSSGVAYASLMGPWIEQPCYEEGLGNFMSFEHYQDNFSCVCVILGALWAKPGCEKSPILVGTTHCLMIISIFTRISKKLFKT